One genomic segment of Ipomoea triloba cultivar NCNSP0323 chromosome 9, ASM357664v1 includes these proteins:
- the LOC116029130 gene encoding G-type lectin S-receptor-like serine/threonine-protein kinase At1g11303 has translation MEFRRKIGFLTLCHHLFLTISFFCLQFGVSTSTDTITAHYSLEGSETILSNSQNFKMGFFRPENSSKYYVGIMFNVPSMAVVWVANRDKGMDDSRGSMGISEDGNLEVLDGQKRVVWSTSKYNISTANTTAQLLDSGNLVLKDSSSGRYLWESFGENSDTLVEGMKLGNGASSIGITRELRSWKSPWDPSPGAFSARLRHQNIPEMIVVQNNSKIYWRSGLWNKQIFIGLPHMNSVYDYGSQIIKDDEGDITYDTFKNMKESTKLHYALNSTGCLVEKHWDEEKSQWVVRLVSGVSGQCDLYGNCGPFGIYDPYDSKSCSCLKGYRPKDEMEWGNGNWSSGCIRNAALQCHRNSSNEENNKKDGFLKLQRVKVPDFARWVPSLDDSCETDCLRDCACIAYSYYTGIGCMHWSQDLIDTQQFLTGGADLYIRLPYSELDQKRNNKVIIIVITLTIGSLAIASCLYFGLVKHRGKKSPIMPREDSSQVKLLDELPVFDFEIIAKATNHFHSTNKLGEGGFGPVYKGVLEDGQQIAVKRLSEFSAQGQKEFMNEVVVISKLQHRNLVRLLGCCIEREEKMLEVVLDWMKRLMIIEGIGRGLLYLHRDSRLRIIHRDLKASNILLDEQLNPKISDFGLARIFGSNQNQAKTQRVIGTYGYMAPEYAMNGKFSEKSDVFSFGVLLLEIVSGRKNSAFYHDGFAISLGTHAWKLWNLDKMEEMAEPEMYDMSFKMSIRRCVHIGLLCVQEYADDRPNISSVLSMLSSEIAKLPHPKQPAFTGGQSFPDNKFHKQSRSFVNVTISDVEGRYSDKLLLFVYIGPIQVFTSNTITAHHSLEGSETILSNSQNFKMGFFRPENSTKYYIGIMFNVPSMAVVWVANRDKGMDDSRGSMGISEDGNLVVLDGENRVVWSTSKSNISTNSNTSAQLLDTGNLVLKDSSSGRYLWESFGENSDTFLEKMKIGNGVMSLDMTNELRSWKSPWDPSPGSFSYRLQPQSISEMVVLQNNSKPYWRSGPWNKQIFIGLPHMNSFYNYGAQIINDNAGGYITYTDMRQFNKVHYVLNSTGCFLERYWDEEKNKWVGTWESCGSGECDVYGKCGPFGVCDPSASNSCSCLQGYKPKNEMEWGNGNWSSGCIRNFALQCHRNSSNEENKKKDGFLKLQRVKVPDFARWVSSLDDSCETDCLRDCACIAYSYYNGIGCMHWFQDLIDIQQFSTGGADLYIRLPYSELDQNKNNKVIIIVITLTLGSLAIASCLYFVLLKHRGKKSSKIMPREDTSQVKLLDELPVFDFEIIDKATKHFHSGNKLGEGGFGPVYKGVLEDGQEIAVKRLSESSAQGQKEFMNEVVVISKLQHRNLVRLLGCCIERGEKMLVYEFMPNGSLDALLFDPNKEVVLDWMKRLMIIEGIGRGLLYLHRDSRLRIIHRDLKTSNILLDEQLNPKISDFGLARIFGSNQNQAKTQRVIGTYGYMAPEYAMNGKFSEKSDVFSFGVLLLEIVSGRKNSAFYHDGFAISLAAHAWKLWNLDKMEEMAEPEMYDMSFKMSIRRCVHVGLLCVQEYADDRPNISTVLSMLSSEITELPHPKPPAFTGRQSFPNNKFPKQNRSFVYNVTISDVEGR, from the exons ATGGAATTCCGCAGGAAGATTGGGTTTCTCACCCTCTGCCACCATCTTTTTCtcacaatttcttttttctGCCTCCAATTTGGTGTTTCTACTTCTACAGATACAATTACTGCACACTATTCTTTGGAAGGATCAGAAACTATACTCTCCAATTCCCAAAATTTCAAGATGGGATTTTTCCGCCCGGAAAATTCCTCCAAGTATTACGTTGGCATCATGTTTAACGTCCCGTCAATGGCCGTTGTATGGGTAGCCAACAGAGACAAAGGTATGGATGATTCCAGGGGAAGCATGGGAATCTCAGAAGATGGGAATCTTGAGGTGTTGGATGGACAGAAGAGAGTAGTATGGTCTACttctaaatataatatttcgaCTGCAAATACTACTGCTCAGCTCCTGGATTCTGGAAACTTGGTGTTGAAAGATAGCTCAAGTGGGAGATATTTATGGGAAAGCTTTGGTGAAAACTCAGATACTCTTGTGGAGGGAATGAAACTTGGCAATGGTGCGAGTAGTATTGGTATAACGAGGGAGTTGAGATCGTGGAAAAGTCCATGGGATCCATCCCCGGGGGCTTTTTCTGCTCGTCTTCGACATCAAAACATTCCAGAGATGATTGTTGTACAAAATAACAGTAAGATTTACTGGAGAAGCGGTCTATGGAATAAGCAGATATTCATTGGACTGCCtcacatgaattctgtgtatgaCTATGGATCTCAGATCATTAAGGATGATGAAGGGGATATCACCTATGACACCTTTAAGAACATGAAGGAGTCCACTAAATTACACTATGCCCTCAACTCTACTGGGTGTCTGGTGGAGAAGCATTGGGATGAAGAGAAGAGCCAATGGGTGGTGAGATTGGTAAGTGGTGTAAGTGGCCAATGTGATCTGTATGGCAATTGTGGGCCGTTTGGAATTTATGATCCCTATGATTCAAAAAGTTGTAGTTGTTTGAAGGGTTATAGACCCAAAGATGAAATGGAATGGGGCAATGGAAATTGGAGCAGTGGGTGCATCAGAAATGCTGCACTTCAGTGTCACAGAAACAGCTCAAATGAGGAAAACAACAAGAAAGATGGGTTCTTGAAGTTGCAGAGGGTGAAAGTGCCAGATTTTGCTCGTTGGGTGCCTTCTCTTGATGATTCTTGTGAAACTGACTGTTTGAGAGATTGTGCCTGCATAGCTTATTCCTACTACACCGGGATTGGTTGTATGCACTGGTCTCAGGATTTAATTGATACCCAGCAGTTTTTGACAGGAGGAGCAGATTTATACATCCGACTACCATATTCAGAACTTG ATCAAAAGAGAAACAACAAAGTCATCATTATTGTAATTACATTGACTATAGGCTCACTAGCAATTGCTTCTTGCCTGTACTTTGGTTTAGTTAAGCACAGAGGCAAAAAATCTCCAATCATGCCTAGAGAAGATTCCAGCCAAGTTAAGCTCCTTGATGAGCTACCAGTATTTGACTTTGAGATCATAGCAAAAGCCACCAATCATTTTCATTCAACCAACAAGCTTGGGGAGGGTGGTTTTGGTCCAGTCTATAAG gGAGTATTGGAGGATGGACAACAAATCGCAGTGAAAAGGCTTTCAGAGTTTTCTGCCCAAGGTCAAAAAGAGTTTATGAATGAGGTTGTCGTGATTTCCAAACTCCAGCACAGAAATTTGGTTAGGCTGCTTGGGTGTTGTATAGAAAGAGAGGAGAAAATGCTG GAAGTGGTTCTTGATTGGATGAAGCGCTTAATGATTATTGAAGGAATTGGCCGAGGCCTCCTTTATCTTCACAGAGATTCAAGATTGCGAATCATTCATCGAGATCTCAAGGCAAGCAACATCCTATTAGATGAGCAACTGAATCCAAAAATATCTGATTTTGGTTTGGCAAGGATATTTGGAAGCAACCAGAATCAAGCCAAAACTCAAAGGGTTATAGGCACATA CGGTTACATGGCACCAGAATATGCAATGAAtggaaaattttcagaaaagTCAGACGTGTTTAGCTTTGGAGTTCTGTTGCTAGAAATTGTTAGTGGGAGGAAGAACTCTGCATTTTACCATGATGGCTTTGCAATAAGCCTTGGAACACAT GCATGGAAACTATGGAATTTAGACAAGATGGAAGAAATGGCAGAACCTGAAATGTATGACATGAGCTTCAAAATGAGTATAAGACGATGCGTCCATATCGGCCTATTGTGTGTTCAAGAATATGCAGATGACAGACCAAATATTTCAAGTGTTTTATCAATGCTTAGCAGTGAAATTGCAAAGCTTCCTCATCCTAAACAGCCTGCATTTACGGGAGGACAGAGCTTTCCAGACAACAAGTTTCATAAGCAAAGCAGAAGTTTTGTAAATGTTACAATTTCTGATGTTGAAGGGAGATA TTCTGATAAGTTAttactttttgtttatatagGTCCAATACAAGTGTTTACATCAA ATACAATTACAGCACACCATTCTTTGGAAGGATCAGAAACTATACTCTCCAATTCCCAAAATTTCAAGATGGGATTTTTCCGCCCGGAAAATTCCACCAAGTATTACATTGGCATCATGTTTAACGTCCCGTCAATGGCCGTTGTATGGGTAGCCAACAGAGACAAAGGTATGGATGATTCCAGGGGAAGCATGGGAATCTCAGAAGATGGGAATCTTGTGGTGTTGGATGGAGAGAACAGAGTAGTATGGTCTACTTCTAAATCTAATATTTCGACTAATTCAAATACTTCTGCTCAGCTCCTAGATACCGGAAACTTGGTGTTGAAAGATAGCTCAAGTGGGAGATATTTATGGGAAAGCTTTGGTGAAAACTCAGATACTTTTCttgagaaaatgaaaattggcAATGGAGTGATGAGTCTTGATATGACGAATGAGTTGAGATCGTGGAAAAGTCCTTGGGATCCATCTCCGGGGAGTTTTTCTTATCGTCTTCAACCTCAAAGCATTTCAGAGATGGTTGTCCTACAAAATAACAGTAAGCCTTACTGGAGAAGCGGTCCATGGAATAAGCAGATATTCATTGGACTGCCTCACATGAATTCTTTCTATAACTACGGAGCTCAAATCATTAACGACAACGCAGGGGGCTATATAACCTATACAGACATGAGGCAGTTCAATAAAGTGCACTATGTCCTCAACTCTACCGGTTGTTTCTTGGAGAGGTATTGGGATGAAGAGAAGAACAAATGGGTGGGGACATGGGAAAGTTGTGGAAGTGGTGAATGCGATGTGTATGGCAAGTGTGGACCTTTTGGAGTTTGTGATCCCTCGGCTTCAAATAGTTGTAGTTGTTTGCAGGGTTATAAACCCAAGAATGAAATGGAATGGGGCAATGGAAATTGGAGCAGTGGGTGCATCAGAAATTTTGCACTTCAGTGTCACAGAAACAGCTCGAATGAGGAAAACAAGAAGAAAGATGGGTTCTTGAAGTTGCAGAGGGTGAAAGTGCCAGATTTTGCTCGTTGGGTGTCTTCTCTTGATGACTCTTGTGAAACTGATTGTTTGAGAGATTGTGCCTGCATAGCTTATTCCTACTACAACGGGATTGGTTGTATGCACTGGTTTCAGGATTTAATTGATATCCAACAGTTTTCGACAGGAGGAGCAGATTTATACATCCGTCTACCATATTCAGAACTTG atcaaaacaaaaacaacaaagtcATCATTATTGTAATTACATTAACTCTAGGCTCACTAGCAATTGCTTCTTGCCTGTATTTTGTTTTGCTTAAGCACAGAGGCAAAAAATCTTCAAAAATCATGCCAAGAGAAGACACCAGCCAAGTTAAGCTACTTGATGAGCTACCAGTATTTGACTTTGAGATCATAGATAAAGCAACCAAACATTTTCATTCTGGCAACAAGCTTGGTGAGGGTGGTTTTGGTCCGGTCTACAAG GGAGTTTTGGAGGATGGGCAAGAAATTGCTGTGAAAAGACTTTCAGAGTCATCTGCTCAAGGTCAAAAGGAATTTATGAACGAGGTCGTAGTGATTTCTAAACTCCAGCATAGAAATCTCGTTAGGCTACTTGGGTGCTGTATAGAAAGAGGGGAGAAAATGTTGGTTTATGAGTTCATGCCAAATGGAAGCTTGGATGCTCTTCTCTTTG ATCCTAACAAGGAAGTGGTTCTTGATTGGATGAAGCGCTTAATGATTATTGAAGGAATTGGCCGAGGCCTCCTTTATCTTCACAGAGATTCAAGATTGCGAATCATTCATCGAGATCTCAAGACAAGTAACATCCTATTAGATGAGCAACTGAATCCAAAAATATCCGATTTTGGTTTGGCAAGGATATTTGGAAGCAACCAAAATCAAGCCAAAACTCAGAGGGTTATAGGCACATA CGGTTACATGGCACCAGAATATGCAATGAAtggaaaattttcagaaaagTCAGACGTGTTTAGCTTTGGAGTTTTGTTGCTAGAAATTGTTAGTGGGAGGAAGAACTCTGCATTTTACCACGACGGCTTTGCAATAAGCCTTGCAGCACAT GCATGGAAACTATGGAATTTAGACAAGATGGAAGAAATGGCAGAACCTGAAATGTATGACATGAGCTTCAAAATGAGTATCAGACGATGCGTCCATGTCGGCCTATTATGTGTTCAAGAATATGCGGATGACCGACCAAATATTTCAACTGTTTTGTCAATGCTTAGCAGTGAAATTACAGAGCTTCCCCATCCTAAACCGCCTGCATTTACTGGAAGACAGAGCTTTCCAAATAACAAGTTTCCTAAACAAAATAGAAGTTTTGTGTACAACGTTACAATTTCTGATGTTGAAGGAAGATAG
- the LOC116029126 gene encoding G-type lectin S-receptor-like serine/threonine-protein kinase At1g11300, translated as MEFCRKVRFLTLCQQLFLIISVLFPKFGISRDTITADQFLEGSETILSNSQDFKMGFFSPENSTKYYIGIMFNVPSMAVVWVANRYKPMNDSRGSMGISANGNLIVLDGEKRVVWSSSISSSPANTTAQLLDTGNLVLKDSSSGSLLWESFGENSDAFLEKMKVGSGVMSLDMMNELRSWKSPWDPSPGSFSCRLQPQNIPQVVIQKNSKIYWRTGPWNKQIFIGLPHMISFYDYGFQIINDNPRGITYITYTNMKQYDKVHYVLNSTGCLLERYWDEEKSQWLVTWESCGSGQCDMYGKCGPFGVCDPSASKSCSCLQGYKPRNEMEWGKGNWSSGCIRNAALQCHRNNSDEATSKKDGFLKLQMVKVPDFALWVSSLNDSCETDCLSNCSCLAFSYYTGIGCLHWSEDLIDVQQFSSGGADLYIRLAYSELDQKKERKDHKVIILVITLSICSLVIASCMYFGLVKHRGKKWNHIIHWGRISSKNMHREGASQVELDDLPVFMFETIAKATQNFHSDNKLGQGGFGSVYKGKLDDGQDIAVKRLSESSTQGQKEFMNEVVVISKLQHRNLVRLLGCCIERGEKMLVYEFMPNGSLDALLFDPNKEVFLDWTKRFMIIEGIGRGLLYLHRDSRLRIIHRDLKTSNILLDEQLNPKISDFGLARIFGGNQNQANTQRVVGTYGYMAPEYAMKGRFSEKSDVYSFGVLLLEIVSGRKNYAFYHDDFAISLVAHAWKLWNSEKIEEVADPKVYEMHFKMSIRRFVHVGLLCVQEYADDRPNVSTVLSMLSSEIVELPHPKQPAFIGMQSYLHNKPNNSVNGVTISDIEGR; from the exons ATGGAATTCTGCAGGAAGGTTAGGTTTCTCACCCTCTGCCAACAACTATTTCTGATCATTTCTGTTCTCTTTCCAAAATTTGGCATTTCTAGAGATACAATCACTGCCGATCAGTTTTTGGAAGGATCAGAAACTATACTCTCCAATTCCCAAGATTTCAAGATGGGATTTTTCAGCCCGGAAAATTCCACCAAGTATTACATTGGCATCATGTTTAATGTCCCGTCAATGGCCGTTGTATGGGTAGCCAACAGATACAAACCCATGAATGATTCCAGGGGAAGCATGGGAATCTCAGCAAATGGGAATCTTATAGTGTTGGATGGAGAGAAGAGAGTAGTATGGTCTTCTAGCATTTCTTCTTCCCCTGCAAATACCACTGCTCAGCTTCTGGATACTGGAAACTTGGTGTTGAAAGATAGCTCAAGTGGAAGCCTTTTATGGGAAAGTTTTGGTGAAAACTCTGATGCTTTTCTTGAGAAAATGAAAGTTGGCAGTGGAGTGATGAGTCTTGATATGATGAATGAGTTGAGATCCTGGAAAAGTCCTTGGGATCCATCCCCGGGGAGTTTTTCTTGTCGTCTTCAACCTCAAAACATTCCGCAGGTTGTCATACAAAAAAACAGTAAGATTTACTGGAGAACCGGTCCATGGAATAAACAGATATTCATTGGATTGCCTCACATGATTTCTTTCTATGACTATGGATTTCAAATCATTAACGACAACCCGAGAGGCATAACCTATATAACCTATACCAACATGAAGCAGTACGATAAAGTGCACTATGTCCTCAACTCTACCGGTTGTTTGTTGGAGAGGTATTGGGATGAAGAGAAGAGCCAATGGTTGGTGACATGGGAAAGCTGTGGAAGTGGTCAATGTGATATGTATGGCAAGTGTGGGCCTTTTGGAGTTTGTGATCCCTCTGCTTCAAAAAGTTGTAGTTGCTTGCAGGGTTATAAGCCCAGGAATGAAATGGAATGGGGAAAGGGTAATTGGAGCAGTGGGTGCATCAGAAATGCTGCACTTCAGTGTCACAGAAACAACTCGGACGAGGCAACGAGCAAGAAAGATGGATTCTTGAAGTTGCAGATGGTGAAAGTGCCGGATTTTGCTCTTTGGGTGTCTTCTCTAAATGACAGTTGTGAAACAGATTGTTTGTCAAATTGTTCTTGCCTTGCTTTTTCGTACTACACGGGAATTGGTTGCTTGCACTGGTCTGAAGATTTAATTGATGTCCAGCAATTTTCGTCAGGAGGAGCGGATTTATACATTCGTTTAGCATATTCAGAACTTG atcaaaagaaagaaaggaaagacCACAAAGTCATCATTCTTGTAATTACATTGAGTATATGCTCACTAGTAATTGCTTCTTGCATGTACTTTGGTTTGGTAAAGCACAGAG GAAAGAAGTGGAATCACATTATACATTGGGGCAGAATATCTTCAAAAAACATGCATAGAGAAGGCGCCAGCCAAGTAGAGCTTGATGATCTTCCAGTATTTATGTTTGAGACCATAGCAAAAGCAACTCAAAATTTCCATTCCGACAACAAGCTTGGGCAAGGTGGTTTTGGTTCTGTCTACAAG gGAAAATTGGATGATGGACAAGATATTGCTGTGAAAAGGCTTTCAGAATCATCTACTCAAGGCCAAAAAGAATTTATGAATGAGGTTGTTGTGATTTCCAAACTCCAACACCGAAATCTTGTTAGGCTGCTTGGATGCTGTATAGAAAGAGGGGAGAAAATGTTAGTTTATGAATTCATGCCAAATGGAAGCTTGGATGCTCTTCTCTTTG ATCCCAACAAAGAAGTATTTCTTGATTGGACGAAGCGATTCATGATTATTGAAGGAATTGGTCGAGGCCTCCTTTATCTTCATAGAGATTCAAGATTAAGAATTATTCATCGAGATCTCAAAACATCTAACATCTTATTGGATGAACAACTAAATCCTAAAATATCTGATTTTGGCTTGGCGAGGATTTTTGGAGGCAACCAGAATCAAGCCAACACTCAAAGAGTTGTTGGCACATA CGGATACATGGCACCAGAATATGCAATGAAGGGAAGATTTTCAGAAAAGTCAGACGTGTATAGCTTTGGAGTTTTGTTGCTGGAAATTGTTAGTGGGAGGAAGAACTATGCATTTTACCATGATGACTTTGCTATAAGCCTTGTAGCACAT GCATGGAAACTGTGGAATTCAGAGAAGATAGAAGAAGTGGCAGACCCTAAAGTGTATGAGATGCACTTCAAAATGAGTATCAGACGATTCGTCCATGTCGGTCTATTGTGTGTCCAAGAATATGCAGATGACAGACCAAATGTTTCAACTGTTCTGTCAATGCTTAGCAGTGAAATTGTAGAACTTCCCCATCCTAAACAGCCTGCATTTATTGGAATGCAGAGCTATCTACATAATAAGCCCAACAATTCTGTGAATGGTGTTACAATTTCTGATATTGAAGGAAGATAA
- the LOC116030298 gene encoding G-type lectin S-receptor-like serine/threonine-protein kinase At1g11300: MGFFRPENSTKYYVGIMFNVPSMAVIWVANRDKGMDDPRGSMGISADGNLVVLDGENIVVWSTSSKSNISTNSNTYAQLLDTGNLVLKDSSSGRYLWESFGENSDTLVEGMKLGNGASSIGITRELRSWKSPWDPSPGSFSFRLRLLQNIPEVIIVVQNNSKIYWRSGLWNKQIFIGLPHMSSVYDYGSKIINYDEGDITYTYDTFKNMKESTKLHYVLTSTGSYVEKYWDEEKSQWVVTWESVASGQCDMYGKCGPFGICDTLSSKSCSCLKGYRPRDEMEWGNGNWSSGCIRNAALQCHRNSSDEENKKKDGFLKLQRVKVPDFPIWVPSLDDTCETDCLRDCGCIAYSYYTGIGCTHWSEDLIDIQQFSTGGADLYIRLPYSELDQNKNNKVIIIVITLTIGSLAIASCLYFVLLKHRGKKSSKVMPREDTSHVKLLEELPVFDFEIIAKATENFHSGNKLGEGGFGQVYKGVLEDGQEIAVKRLSESSTQGQKEFMNEVIVISKLQHRNLVRLLGCCIERGEKMLVYEFMPNGSLDALLFDPYKEVVLDWMKRLMIIEGIGRGLLYLHRDSRLRIIHRDLKASNILLDEQLNPKISDFGLARIFGSNQNQAKTQRVIGTYGYMAPEYAINGKFSEKSDVFSFGVLLLEIVSGRKNSALYHDGFAIGLAAHAWKLWNLDKMEEMAEVGMYDMSFKMSMRRCVHVGLLCVQEYADDRPNISSVLSMLSSEIVELPNPKQPAFTGRQSFPYNKFPKQSRSFVYNVTISDVEGR, from the exons ATGGGATTTTTCCGCCCGGAAAATTCCACCAAGTATTACGTCGGCATCATGTTTAACGTCCCGTCAATGGCCGTTATATGGGTAGCCAACAGAGACAAAGGAATGGATGATCCCAGGGGAAGCATGGGAATCTCAGCAGATGGGAATCTTGTGGTGTTGGATGGAGAGAACATAGTAGTATGGTCTACTTCGTCTAAATCTAATATTTCGactaattcaaatacttatgcTCAGCTCCTAGATACCGGAAACTTGGTGTTGAAAGATAGCTCAAGTGGGAGATATTTATGGGAAAGCTTTGGTGAAAACTCCGATACTCTTGTGGAGGGAATGAAACTTGGGAATGGTGCGAGTAGTATTGGTATAACAAGGGAGTTGAGATCGTGGAAAAGTCCATGGGATCCATCCCCGGGGAGTTTTTCTTTTCGTCTTCGACTACTTCAAAACATTCCAGAGGTGATAATTGTGGTACAAAATAACAGTAAGATTTACTGGAGAAGTGGTCTATGGAATAAGCAGATATTCATTGGACTGCCTCACATGAGTTCTGTGTATGACTATGGAAGTAAGATCATTAACTATGATGAAGGGGACATCACCTACACCTACGACACCTTTAAGAACATGAAGGAGTCCACTAAATTGCACTACGTCTTGACCTCTACTGGTTCTTACGTGGAGAAGTATTGGGATGAAGAGAAGAGCCAATGGGTGGTGACATGGGAAAGTGTTGCAAGCGGTCAATGTGATATGTATGGTAAGTGTGGGCCGTTTGGAATCTGTGATACTTTGTCTTCAAAAAGTTGTAGTTGTTTGAAGGGCTATAGACCCAGAGATGAAATGGAATGGGGCAATGGAAATTGGAGCAGTGGGTGCATCAGAAATGCTGCACTTCAGTGTCACAGAAACAGCTCGGATGAGGAAAACAAGAAGAAAGATGGGTTCTTGAAGTTGCAGAGGGTGAAAGTGCCAGATTTTCCTATTTGGGTGCCTTCTCTTGATGACACTTGTGAAACTGACTGTTTGAGAGATTGTGGCTGCATAGCTTATTCCTACTACACCGGGATTGGTTGTACGCACTGGTCTGAGGATTTAATTGATATCCAGCAGTTTTCGACAGGAGGAGCAGATTTATACATCCGTCTACCATATTCAGAACTTG atcaaaacaaaaacaacaaagtcATCATTATTGTAATTACATTAACTATAGGCTCACTAGCAATTGCTTCTTGCCTGTATTTTGTTTTGCTTAAGCACAGAGGCAAAAAATCTTCAAAAGTCATGCCTAGAGAGGACACCAGCCATGTTAAGCTACTTGAAGAGCTACCAGTATTTGACTTTGAGATCATAGCAAAAGCAACCGAGAATTTTCATTCTGGCAATAAGCTCGGGGAAGGTGGTTTTGGCCAGGTCTACAAG GGAGTATTGGAGGATGGACAAGAAATCGCAGTGAAAAGGCTTTCAGAGTCTTCTACTCAAGGCCAAAAAGAGTTTATGAATGAGGTTATTGTGATTTCCAAACTCCAACACAGAAATCTGGTTAGGCTGCTTGGGTGCTGTATAGAAAGAGGGGAAAAAATGCTGGTTTATGAGTTCATGCCAAATGGAAGCTTGGATGCTCTTCTCTTTG ATCCCTACAAAGAAGTGGTTCTTGATTGGATGAAGCGCTTAATGATTATTGAAGGAATTGGCCGAGGCCTCCTTTATCTTCATAGAGATTCAAGATTGCGAATCATCCATCGGGATCTCAAGGCAAGTAACATCCTATTAGATGAGCAACTGAATCCAAAAATATCCGATTTTGGTTTGGCAAGGATATTTGGAAGCAATCAGAATCAAGCCAAAACTCAAAGGGTTATAGGCACATA CGGTTATATGGCACCAGAATATGCAATAAACGGAAAGTTTTCAGAAAAGTCAGACGTCTTTAGCTTTGGAGTTTTGTTGCTAGAAATTGTTAGTGGGAGGAAGAACTCTGCACTTTACCATGATGGCTTTGCAATAGGCCTTGCAGCACAT GCCTGGAAATTGTGGAATTTAGACAAGATGGAAGAAATGGCAGAAGTTGGAATGTATGACATGAGCTTCAAAATGAGTATGAGACGATGCGTCCATGTCGGCCTATTATGTGTGCAAGAATATGCAGATGACAGACCAAATATTTCAAGTGTTTTGTCAATGCTTAGCAGTGAAATTGTAGAGCTTCCCAATCCTAAACAACCTGCATTTACGGGAAGACAGAGCTTTCCATATAACAAGTTTCCTAAGCAAAGCAGAAGTTTTGTGTACAATGTTACAATTTCTGACGTTGAAGGAAGATAG